In a genomic window of Heterodontus francisci isolate sHetFra1 chromosome 21, sHetFra1.hap1, whole genome shotgun sequence:
- the LOC137381084 gene encoding probable G-protein coupled receptor 139, whose product MDSRGNGRVHFAVNLLAIVILSRGKCGLSKCVTNYLVAMAVADLMVVIIEVILKRINNIYLPIKFLFITPVCAMKLVTKIAALDCSVWFMVAFTFDRFVAICCPNLQRKHCTQRTANMVSATVCVLGCLRSIPFYFMYEPQLIINNIPYFCIETFAYYTSPLWAVYEWFDSILTHLVPIFLILLLNTLTVKHILKSNTVRRALLSSINNQNDPESENRKRSMILLFTISGNFILLWMTYVVHSLRWRVKNYNYTDRYYSNPIYINQQTGFMLQLLSPCTNTCIYGLTQRKFSDELVIGMKYMITLNGRLCK is encoded by the exons ATGGACAGTAGAGGTAACGGTAGAGTACACTTTGCAG TGAACCTGctcgcgattgtgatcctgtcccgtggaaaatgcggtctctccaaatgtgtcactaattacttggtggccatggcagtggcggatctaatggtggtgaTCATTGAAGTAATATTGAAGCGAATTAACAATATTTACTTGCCAATAAAATTCTTGTTCATCACTCCCGTATGCGCCATGAAACTTGTCACGAAAATTGCAGCACTGGACTGCTCCGTCTGGTTCAtggttgctttcacctttgatcgctttgtagccatttgttgtccGAATCTTCAGCGAAAGCATTGTACCCAGAGAACGGCGAACATGGTTTCAGCGACCGTGTGTGTGCTCGGCTGCCTGAGAAGCATCCCCTTTTATTTCATGTATGAACCCCAACTTATAATTAACAACATTCCATACTTCTGCATTGAAACCTTTGCCTATTACACTTCGCCCTTATGGGCGGTGTACGAGTGGTTTGACAGTATTTTAACACATTTAGTGCCGATCTTTTTGATCCTTTTGTTAAATACTCTCACTGTGAAACATATTCTAAAGTCCAATACAGTCCGCAGGGCGCTCCTCAGCAGCATCAATAACCAAAATGATCCAGAGAGTGAGAACcggaagagatcaatgatcttgctctttactatATCTGGTAATTTCATTCTTCTCTGGATGACATATGTTGTGCATTCCCTAAGGTGGCGGGTGAAAAACTACAATTATACAGACAGGTACTATAGTAACCCAATATACATCAACCAGCAAACGGGattcatgctgcagcttctcagtccttgcaccaacacgtgtatttatgggCTGACACAGAGAAAATTCAGCGATGAGCTGGTGATTGGAATGAAATACATGATCACACTGAATGGGAGATTATGTAAATAG